The Streptomyces griseiscabiei genome includes a window with the following:
- a CDS encoding LysM peptidoglycan-binding domain-containing protein — protein sequence MPARGKHRRIRNNALTRGILAAGTGGAVLALPLTLATTASAATPAQAPASVQAAPQSAPAAAKAKPTTYTVVSGDTLSSIARKHDTKGGWQRLYKDNRAAIGDNPALIRPGLKLKLNGAKAATASKASTTKSAGTATATQASVKTYANNLDGWIRESLDIMAQKGIPGTYNGIYRNIIRESSGNPNAINNWDSNAAAGTPSKGLLQVIDPTFAAYHVSGTPYDPYDPVANITAACNYAADRYGSIDNVFGAY from the coding sequence ATGCCCGCACGAGGCAAACACCGTCGTATCAGAAACAACGCGCTGACCCGCGGCATCCTCGCCGCCGGTACGGGCGGGGCCGTGCTGGCCCTCCCGCTCACCCTCGCCACGACCGCGAGCGCCGCCACCCCGGCCCAGGCCCCGGCCTCCGTCCAGGCGGCCCCGCAGTCGGCGCCCGCCGCGGCGAAGGCCAAGCCCACGACGTACACCGTGGTCTCCGGGGACACCCTGTCCTCCATCGCCCGCAAGCACGACACCAAGGGCGGCTGGCAGCGGCTCTACAAGGACAACCGCGCGGCCATCGGCGACAACCCGGCCCTGATCCGCCCGGGCCTGAAGCTCAAGCTGAACGGCGCGAAGGCGGCCACGGCCTCGAAGGCGTCGACCACGAAGTCCGCCGGGACCGCGACGGCCACCCAGGCCTCGGTCAAGACCTACGCGAACAACCTCGACGGCTGGATCCGCGAGTCGCTGGACATCATGGCGCAAAAGGGAATTCCCGGGACATACAACGGGATCTACCGCAACATCATCCGTGAGTCCTCGGGCAACCCGAACGCCATCAACAACTGGGACTCCAACGCCGCCGCGGGCACCCCGTCGAAGGGCCTGCTCCAGGTCATCGACCCGACGTTCGCCGCGTACCACGTCTCCGGCACCCCGTACGACCCGTACGACCCGGTCGCCAACATCACGGCGGCGTGCAACTACGCGGCCGACCGGTACGGCTCGATCGACAACGTGTTCGGCGCGTACTGA
- a CDS encoding polyprenyl synthetase family protein, with the protein MTVVEPFGLSARDQALEADVQAGMAAVEEGLLEATKSEVPFIQEAAQHLLRAGGKRFRPLLVMLAAQFGDPYAPGVVPSAVVVELTHLATLYHDDVMDEAEVRRGVPSANARWDNSLAVLTGDFLFARASHVLADLGPDAVRIQAEAFERLVTGQILETAGPRDGRDPIEHYLDVLGGKTGSLVAVAGRLGALMAGADETVVDVLTQYGERLGIAFQLADDYLDIASDSHESGKTPGTDLREGVPTMPVLRLREQAGRLALPDDLALCELLDSDLTDDARHAEALARLRVHPALERARRDTIRYAEEARATLAPLPECDAKAALVELCDAVVHRAG; encoded by the coding sequence GTGACCGTCGTCGAGCCGTTTGGGCTGAGCGCGCGGGACCAGGCCCTCGAAGCCGATGTCCAGGCCGGAATGGCGGCCGTCGAAGAGGGTCTGCTGGAGGCCACCAAGAGCGAGGTCCCCTTCATCCAGGAGGCCGCCCAGCATCTGCTGCGGGCCGGCGGGAAGCGGTTCCGGCCGCTGCTGGTGATGCTCGCGGCACAGTTCGGCGACCCGTACGCGCCGGGTGTCGTGCCCTCGGCGGTGGTGGTCGAGCTGACCCACCTCGCCACGCTGTACCACGACGACGTGATGGACGAGGCCGAGGTGCGCCGGGGCGTGCCGAGCGCCAACGCCCGCTGGGACAACTCCCTGGCCGTGCTCACCGGTGACTTCCTGTTCGCCCGCGCCTCGCACGTCCTCGCCGACCTCGGCCCCGACGCCGTCCGCATCCAGGCCGAGGCCTTCGAACGGCTGGTCACCGGACAGATCCTGGAGACCGCGGGCCCGCGCGACGGACGTGACCCGATCGAGCACTACCTCGATGTGCTGGGCGGCAAGACCGGCTCGCTGGTCGCGGTCGCCGGGCGGCTCGGCGCGCTGATGGCGGGCGCCGACGAGACCGTCGTCGATGTGCTGACCCAGTACGGGGAGCGGCTCGGCATCGCCTTCCAGCTCGCGGACGACTACCTCGACATCGCCTCCGACTCGCACGAGTCCGGCAAGACCCCGGGCACGGATCTGCGCGAGGGCGTGCCGACCATGCCGGTGCTGCGGCTGCGCGAGCAGGCGGGGCGGCTGGCGCTGCCGGACGACCTCGCCCTGTGCGAGCTGCTCGACTCCGACCTCACCGACGACGCCCGGCACGCCGAGGCGCTGGCCCGGCTGCGCGTCCACCCCGCGCTGGAGCGGGCCCGCCGCGACACCATCCGCTACGCGGAGGAGGCCCGGGCCACGCTGGCGCCGCTGCCGGAGTGCGACGCGAAGGCGGCACTGGTGGAGCTGTGCGACGCGGTGGTCCACCGCGCCGGTTAG
- a CDS encoding LolA family protein gives MAPYETDDSARTGDAAALAAEAEETRSARRRKAARYVVPVTVLGVAAATIGLVPAFAGSGDPDLPKISAQELIEKIAASDVQQVSGTVKITTDLGLPDLGGLVDGLASQAPSGGDGSAADPSAKLLELATGTHTLRVATDGPDKQKLSLLDDAAEYSVIHNGDDVWAYDSASNEVYHATEAGPAGESAKGGKGGDGKDRPAPEDVPATPGQLAEEALKAVDETTSVTVDGTAQVAGRDAYKLVIKPKQSGSTVGAISIAVDEKTGLPLKFTLTPASGGAAVVDAGFTEVDFGKPSASTFDFTPPKGAKVTEADEVEKSGRHESGSGESTFEGPGKGGKGHKGSGASEEEFASGLDGLKTIGKGWSTIAVIDGGGEGGLPTGGDSSGSSGDARVDGFLNSLGDQVKGDFGSGTVFKTRLINVLFTDDGTVYAGAVTKDALVKAADEAK, from the coding sequence ATGGCACCGTACGAAACCGACGACAGCGCCCGGACCGGTGACGCCGCCGCGCTCGCGGCCGAGGCCGAGGAGACGCGCTCGGCACGGCGACGCAAGGCCGCGCGGTACGTCGTCCCGGTCACCGTGCTGGGCGTGGCCGCGGCGACCATCGGGCTCGTCCCGGCCTTCGCCGGCTCCGGTGACCCCGATCTGCCGAAGATCAGCGCACAGGAACTCATCGAGAAGATCGCCGCCTCGGACGTCCAGCAGGTGTCCGGCACGGTGAAGATCACCACGGATCTGGGCCTGCCCGACCTGGGCGGTCTCGTGGACGGCCTCGCCTCGCAGGCGCCCTCCGGGGGCGACGGCTCGGCCGCCGACCCCTCCGCCAAGCTCCTCGAACTGGCCACCGGCACCCACACGTTGCGGGTCGCCACCGACGGCCCCGACAAGCAGAAGCTCTCGCTGCTGGACGACGCCGCCGAGTACAGCGTCATCCACAACGGCGACGACGTATGGGCGTACGACAGCGCCTCGAACGAGGTGTACCACGCGACCGAGGCCGGCCCGGCGGGCGAGAGCGCCAAGGGCGGCAAGGGCGGCGACGGCAAGGACCGGCCGGCGCCGGAGGACGTGCCCGCCACGCCTGGGCAGCTCGCCGAGGAGGCCCTGAAGGCCGTCGACGAGACCACGTCCGTGACCGTCGACGGGACCGCGCAGGTCGCCGGGCGGGACGCGTACAAGCTGGTGATCAAGCCCAAGCAGTCCGGTTCCACGGTCGGGGCGATCTCGATCGCCGTCGACGAGAAGACGGGCCTGCCGCTGAAGTTCACGCTCACCCCGGCGAGCGGTGGCGCGGCCGTCGTGGACGCGGGCTTCACCGAGGTCGACTTCGGCAAGCCGAGCGCCTCGACGTTCGACTTCACCCCGCCGAAGGGCGCGAAGGTCACCGAGGCCGACGAGGTCGAGAAGTCGGGCCGCCACGAGTCCGGGTCCGGCGAGTCGACGTTCGAGGGACCCGGCAAGGGCGGCAAGGGCCACAAGGGTTCCGGGGCGTCCGAGGAGGAGTTCGCGAGCGGACTCGACGGGCTGAAGACCATCGGCAAGGGCTGGAGCACGATCGCCGTGATCGACGGCGGCGGAGAGGGCGGCCTGCCCACCGGCGGCGACTCCTCCGGTTCCTCCGGCGACGCCCGGGTCGACGGGTTCCTGAACTCCCTCGGCGACCAGGTCAAGGGCGACTTCGGCTCGGGTACGGTCTTCAAGACCCGGCTGATCAACGTCCTCTTCACCGACGACGGCACGGTGTACGCGGGCGCCGTCACCAAGGACGCCCTGGTGAAGGCGGCCGACGAGGCGAAGTAG
- a CDS encoding amidase family protein, protein MQPNTSPPSGSPLSDTVPDAVFPPACLSLDPPWPGALPSLSAERIAAGVRGGEFRAVDVVAAALARIERAEPTLCAFAEVWAEEAARWAGEVDARVAAGEWLPLAGVPIGVKGRGGARTAAARALVAAGCVPVGATSVPGPGTPWQTWGLGAGGRTVNPWRADRTPGGSSAGSAAAVAAGLVPLATGSDGAGSVRIPAAWCGVVGLKTTNGRLPSPDRTGLAAPGVLARHASDAAAYWRCVSGAPPTPAEPVSPPPLPPTALWSPDLGFADTDAEPAAIAHAAALRLEESGLVRLAGHRSGDASVRLEDPAPAWLTLRGAADADPAALRAAGGLRAENDRRLAVLFGGADLILTPTTPNAPHGHDGPGDRYSTALTWAFNLSGHPAMSIPAGLDSDGLPVGLQLVARHGEEEALLRVACAAETAQDHPVRQRETPA, encoded by the coding sequence ATGCAGCCGAACACCTCACCCCCCTCCGGCTCACCGCTGTCGGACACCGTCCCTGACGCCGTTTTCCCACCCGCCTGTCTGTCCCTCGACCCGCCTTGGCCCGGCGCCCTCCCGTCCCTCTCCGCCGAGCGGATCGCCGCCGGTGTGCGCGGGGGCGAATTCCGCGCCGTCGATGTCGTCGCGGCGGCCCTCGCCCGGATCGAGCGGGCCGAGCCGACGCTGTGCGCGTTCGCGGAGGTGTGGGCCGAGGAGGCGGCGCGGTGGGCGGGGGAGGTGGACGCCCGGGTCGCCGCCGGTGAGTGGCTGCCGTTGGCCGGGGTGCCGATCGGGGTGAAGGGGCGGGGCGGGGCGCGTACGGCGGCGGCGCGGGCGCTGGTCGCGGCCGGGTGTGTCCCGGTGGGGGCGACCTCCGTGCCGGGCCCCGGTACGCCCTGGCAGACCTGGGGGCTCGGCGCCGGGGGCCGGACCGTCAATCCCTGGCGGGCCGACCGGACTCCGGGCGGTTCCTCCGCCGGGTCCGCGGCGGCGGTGGCGGCGGGTCTGGTGCCGCTCGCGACCGGCTCGGACGGCGCCGGATCGGTCCGTATCCCGGCCGCGTGGTGCGGTGTCGTCGGACTGAAGACCACGAACGGCCGTCTGCCCTCCCCCGACCGCACCGGCCTCGCGGCCCCCGGCGTCCTCGCCCGGCACGCCTCGGACGCGGCGGCGTACTGGCGTTGTGTGAGCGGGGCACCGCCGACGCCGGCCGAACCGGTGTCGCCACCGCCGCTCCCGCCCACCGCCCTGTGGTCACCCGACCTCGGTTTCGCCGACACCGACGCCGAGCCCGCCGCGATCGCCCACGCCGCCGCGCTGCGCCTGGAGGAGAGCGGGCTCGTACGGCTCGCGGGACACCGGTCCGGGGACGCATCCGTACGGCTGGAGGACCCGGCCCCGGCCTGGCTCACCCTCCGCGGCGCGGCGGACGCCGACCCGGCGGCGCTGCGGGCGGCCGGGGGGCTCCGCGCCGAGAACGACCGGCGGCTGGCCGTCCTCTTCGGCGGGGCCGACCTGATCCTCACCCCCACCACCCCCAACGCCCCGCACGGCCACGACGGGCCGGGCGACCGCTACTCCACGGCACTCACCTGGGCGTTCAACCTCAGCGGCCACCCGGCCATGAGCATCCCGGCCGGCCTCGACTCCGACGGCCTCCCTGTCGGCCTCCAACTCGTGGCCCGGCACGGCGAGGAGGAGGCGCTGCTGCGGGTGGCGTGCGCCGCCGAGACCGCCCAGGACCACCCCGTACGGCAGAGGGAGACCCCGGCATGA
- a CDS encoding tetratricopeptide repeat protein has translation MTRLSREQKRELKELKRAGRASAGLTPIDVRVSAEAGATVGGVPVPPAAGVSFQDAALDYLHRLALATGHPVLATIHDERIGYVVPLRIHVDGSSHYAGEPVRVGEPRGFAGAPGSGAAPVGRHPAVETGGYSAAEPPASAPGPRRDRSTHVLRSVPESAAAGLELPDELPESNRPTTSTPPQPQVQPEQRWQAQAERQPKPEPSTMRLAAGKQAPSAEPVASTPEPPRPKREPSTLPLTAAKQAPEAAHSSEAPRASEAPRASEPTHAPASTHAPAYAPAPASEATPDHFSAEPVPAPVPAPAAKREPRTMPLTAAKEKRDQSAGSAPSPGGVAPSTFVLRAVPEPTDGPLARPPRTPGLPLTLPGVQLDPDAAPSSPEPAHDDAPAVPAGTVSPPTGVFGPAMGPELPQAHTDFEPWHQDRATGVSEPSPAAPASVEPRPSSSSQSQPPAPARNSAHAPGSEEPAPEQAATGQERHPWFRGQTPAHPAAHTPNTTPSPERQHIADPQHVTPEPEYVAPEPQAWPPPPAPESGPASLEPQPWPPTPAPAPMPAQAPPAASVPEPAPPVLAPPEESATDAYSAPEWKVLEEDDAPKPAPVREFDAVAEAVLDTGAEDDGTESPFAESMSRINEAVKLGRIQEAAEMAEQTVAQATAALGPQHPEVLKLRELTAYIAYLAGDALRSFHLSLDLAGLRHRLRDQRAAYGNIQSAAAAWRAVRDPLQGLHLGRDLIAVWTDLAADEGPAADDLGQLEKARTRMTRLTERARALDSSPYA, from the coding sequence ATGACTCGACTCAGCCGCGAACAGAAGCGGGAACTCAAGGAACTCAAGCGCGCGGGGCGTGCGTCGGCGGGGCTCACCCCGATCGACGTACGGGTCTCCGCCGAGGCCGGCGCGACGGTCGGCGGCGTGCCGGTGCCCCCGGCCGCCGGGGTGTCCTTCCAGGACGCCGCGCTCGACTACCTCCACCGCCTGGCCCTCGCCACCGGCCACCCTGTCCTCGCCACGATCCATGACGAACGCATCGGCTACGTCGTCCCCCTCCGGATCCACGTCGACGGCTCCAGCCACTACGCCGGGGAGCCCGTACGGGTGGGCGAGCCGAGAGGCTTCGCGGGAGCGCCCGGGAGCGGCGCCGCGCCGGTGGGCAGGCACCCGGCCGTCGAGACGGGCGGCTATTCGGCCGCCGAGCCGCCGGCTTCCGCGCCGGGCCCGCGCCGTGACAGGTCCACCCATGTGCTGCGCTCGGTACCGGAGTCGGCCGCCGCGGGGCTGGAACTCCCGGACGAGCTCCCCGAGTCGAACCGACCGACCACCTCGACGCCGCCCCAGCCGCAGGTTCAGCCGGAGCAGAGGTGGCAGGCCCAGGCCGAGCGGCAGCCGAAGCCGGAGCCCAGCACGATGAGGTTGGCGGCGGGGAAGCAGGCGCCCTCGGCGGAGCCGGTCGCTTCGACGCCGGAGCCGCCGCGGCCGAAGCGGGAGCCGAGCACGCTTCCGTTGACGGCGGCGAAGCAGGCGCCCGAAGCCGCGCACTCCTCCGAAGCCCCGCGCGCCTCCGAAGCCCCGCGCGCCTCCGAGCCCACCCACGCACCCGCGTCCACCCACGCACCTGCATACGCGCCCGCACCCGCATCCGAGGCGACGCCGGACCACTTCTCGGCGGAGCCCGTACCCGCGCCCGTACCTGCTCCGGCAGCGAAGCGGGAACCCCGGACGATGCCGCTCACTGCGGCGAAGGAGAAGAGGGACCAGTCGGCGGGATCGGCGCCGTCCCCGGGCGGGGTCGCGCCGTCCACGTTCGTGCTGCGCGCGGTGCCGGAGCCGACGGACGGGCCCTTGGCCCGGCCGCCCCGCACCCCGGGCCTCCCGCTGACCCTGCCGGGGGTACAGCTCGACCCGGACGCCGCCCCCTCGTCACCCGAGCCCGCTCACGACGACGCCCCGGCAGTTCCGGCCGGTACGGTCTCACCCCCGACAGGCGTGTTCGGCCCGGCCATGGGCCCCGAACTGCCCCAGGCCCACACGGACTTCGAGCCCTGGCACCAGGACCGGGCCACCGGAGTTTCCGAGCCCTCGCCCGCGGCCCCGGCCTCCGTGGAGCCCCGGCCCTCTTCCTCGAGCCAGTCCCAGCCCCCGGCGCCCGCGCGGAACTCCGCCCACGCGCCCGGTTCCGAAGAGCCGGCCCCGGAGCAGGCGGCCACCGGCCAGGAACGGCACCCCTGGTTCCGGGGCCAGACCCCGGCCCACCCCGCTGCCCACACCCCGAACACCACGCCGTCCCCGGAGCGGCAGCACATCGCGGATCCGCAGCACGTCACTCCGGAGCCGGAATACGTCGCCCCGGAGCCGCAGGCCTGGCCCCCGCCCCCGGCGCCGGAGTCGGGCCCCGCCTCGCTGGAGCCCCAGCCCTGGCCGCCGACCCCGGCTCCGGCCCCGATGCCCGCCCAGGCGCCGCCCGCCGCTTCCGTCCCCGAGCCCGCGCCCCCCGTCCTGGCCCCTCCGGAGGAGTCCGCCACCGACGCCTACTCCGCTCCCGAGTGGAAGGTCCTGGAGGAGGACGACGCGCCGAAGCCCGCGCCGGTGCGGGAGTTCGACGCGGTCGCGGAGGCCGTGCTGGACACGGGCGCGGAGGACGACGGCACGGAGTCGCCGTTCGCGGAGTCCATGTCCCGTATCAACGAGGCGGTGAAGCTGGGCCGTATCCAGGAGGCCGCGGAGATGGCCGAGCAGACCGTCGCGCAGGCGACCGCGGCCCTCGGCCCGCAGCACCCCGAGGTCCTGAAGCTCCGCGAACTCACCGCCTACATCGCCTACTTGGCCGGTGACGCCCTGCGCTCCTTCCATCTCTCCCTCGACCTGGCCGGCCTCCGCCACCGGCTGCGCGACCAGCGGGCCGCGTACGGCAACATCCAGAGCGCGGCGGCGGCCTGGCGCGCGGTCCGCGACCCGCTCCAGGGCCTGCACCTGGGCCGCGACCTGATCGCCGTCTGGACCGACCTGGCCGCCGACGAGGGCCCCGCCGCCGACGACCTGGGGCAGCTGGAGAAGGCCCGTACCCGCATGACCCGCCTCACCGAACGGGCCCGGGCCCTCGACTCCAGCCCCTACGCCTGA
- a CDS encoding ABC transporter ATP-binding protein, translating to MSDAAIHTQGLTKTFRGGQVAVDHLELTVPSGSVFGFLGPNGSGKTTTIRMLMGLIEPTSGTARVLGRPMPRSARAVLPHVGALIEGPALYGFLSGRDNLLRYDSADPTADPRTRRTRVAAALDRVGLAAAAGKKAKAYSLGMKQRLGLAAALLQPRHLLVLDEPTNGLDPQGMREIRALVRELASDGTTVFLSSHLLDEIEQVCTDVAVMAKGRLLTQGPVAELAAGARGRLVVTTPDTADAARVLKEQGVADVAVTDGDGDGDGDRVTAEPPPPDRDLAELTAALVTAGVRVRGFALERASLEDAFVALTGEGFDVAG from the coding sequence ATGAGCGACGCAGCCATCCACACCCAGGGGCTGACCAAGACCTTCCGCGGCGGTCAGGTGGCCGTGGACCATCTGGAACTCACGGTTCCCAGCGGCAGCGTCTTCGGCTTCCTCGGCCCGAACGGCTCGGGCAAGACCACCACCATCCGCATGCTGATGGGCCTGATCGAGCCGACCTCGGGCACGGCCCGGGTCCTCGGCCGGCCCATGCCGCGCTCCGCCCGGGCCGTCCTCCCGCACGTGGGCGCGCTCATCGAGGGCCCCGCGCTGTACGGCTTCCTCTCCGGCCGCGACAACCTGCTGCGCTACGACTCCGCCGACCCGACCGCCGACCCGCGCACCCGGCGTACGCGGGTCGCCGCCGCGCTCGACCGGGTCGGGCTCGCCGCCGCCGCGGGCAAGAAGGCCAAGGCGTACTCGCTGGGCATGAAGCAGCGGCTCGGCCTCGCGGCCGCCCTGCTCCAGCCCCGCCACCTCCTCGTCCTCGACGAGCCGACGAACGGGCTCGACCCGCAGGGCATGCGGGAGATCCGGGCGCTGGTACGGGAGTTGGCGTCCGACGGCACCACCGTGTTCCTCTCCTCGCACCTCCTCGACGAGATCGAGCAGGTGTGCACCGATGTCGCCGTCATGGCGAAGGGCAGGCTCCTCACCCAGGGCCCGGTGGCCGAACTCGCCGCCGGTGCGCGGGGGCGCCTCGTCGTCACCACCCCCGACACGGCGGACGCGGCCCGGGTGCTCAAGGAACAGGGCGTGGCGGACGTGGCCGTGACGGACGGGGACGGGGACGGGGACGGGGACCGGGTGACGGCCGAACCGCCGCCCCCCGACCGCGACCTCGCCGAACTCACCGCCGCACTGGTCACCGCGGGAGTCCGGGTCCGCGGCTTCGCCCTGGAACGTGCCTCCCTGGAGGACGCGTTCGTGGCGCTCACGGGGGAGGGCTTCGATGTCGCGGGCTGA
- a CDS encoding ABC transporter permease, with amino-acid sequence MSRAETDGTAVSTGTTGVAAAAREPSPLWTFGLFRNELLTTFRRWRTLALLGVLAAVPILVGIAVRIETGDGSSMGGGPDGGGGGGPAFIAQITNNGLFLVFTALAATLPFFLPMAVGVIAGDAIAGEANAGTLRYLLVSPAGRTRLLLTKYATTMTFCLVATLVVAASALAVGALLFPLGDLTTISGTRISFAEGLWRALLIALAVAVSLTGIAALGLFVSTLTNSGIAAMATTVGLLITVQILDQIPQLDALHPYFFSHYWLSFADLMREPVYWEDLQRNFGLQALYAAVFGSAAWARFTAKDITA; translated from the coding sequence ATGTCGCGGGCTGAGACGGACGGAACGGCCGTGTCGACCGGGACGACCGGCGTGGCGGCGGCGGCCCGGGAACCGAGCCCGCTGTGGACCTTCGGCCTGTTCCGCAACGAACTGCTCACGACCTTCCGGCGATGGCGGACGCTCGCGCTGCTCGGTGTGCTGGCGGCGGTGCCGATCCTCGTCGGGATCGCGGTGCGGATCGAGACGGGTGACGGGTCCTCGATGGGCGGCGGACCGGACGGCGGGGGAGGGGGCGGCCCCGCGTTCATCGCGCAGATCACCAACAACGGCCTGTTCCTCGTCTTCACGGCCCTGGCCGCGACGCTCCCCTTCTTCCTCCCGATGGCCGTCGGTGTGATCGCCGGGGACGCGATCGCGGGCGAGGCGAACGCGGGCACCCTGCGCTATCTGCTGGTCTCGCCCGCCGGCCGGACCCGGCTGCTGCTCACCAAGTACGCGACGACCATGACGTTCTGCCTGGTGGCGACCCTCGTCGTGGCGGCCTCCGCACTGGCGGTGGGAGCGCTGTTGTTCCCGCTCGGCGATCTGACGACGATCTCCGGCACCCGGATCAGCTTCGCCGAGGGCCTGTGGCGGGCGCTGCTGATCGCGCTGGCGGTCGCCGTGTCACTGACCGGGATCGCGGCCCTCGGGCTGTTCGTCTCGACCCTCACCAACAGCGGTATCGCCGCGATGGCCACCACGGTCGGGCTCCTCATCACCGTCCAGATCCTCGACCAGATCCCCCAGCTCGACGCCCTCCACCCCTACTTCTTCTCCCACTACTGGCTCTCCTTCGCCGACCTCATGCGCGAGCCGGTCTACTGGGAGGACCTGCAACGCAACTTCGGTCTCCAGGCCCTGTACGCGGCGGTGTTCGGGTCGGCGGCCTGGGCGAGGTTCACGGCGAAGGACATCACGGCGTAG
- a CDS encoding DUF6668 family protein, translating into MRPETEQTAAGPEIWVRGSVTEPEARPQDPPPRATASARRFSWVATHGGAGATTLAEVFGGHDAGRNWPRPDQGDPASVLLVGRTHAAGLDAVSHTLDIFRRGDAPPGLDLDAIVLVADAPGRLPRQLVQRAKVIGSVIDVYRVPWVPAWRTGDLTGPPPRESAALARLTGRTP; encoded by the coding sequence ATGCGGCCGGAGACGGAACAGACGGCGGCCGGGCCGGAGATCTGGGTGCGGGGGTCGGTGACGGAGCCGGAGGCACGGCCGCAGGATCCGCCGCCCCGGGCGACCGCGAGCGCGCGGCGGTTCTCCTGGGTCGCCACGCACGGCGGCGCCGGGGCGACCACCCTCGCCGAGGTCTTCGGCGGTCATGACGCGGGCCGCAACTGGCCGCGCCCGGACCAGGGCGACCCCGCGTCGGTGCTCCTGGTCGGGCGGACGCACGCCGCCGGGCTCGACGCGGTCTCGCACACCCTGGACATCTTCCGGCGGGGCGACGCGCCGCCGGGGCTCGACCTCGACGCGATCGTGCTGGTCGCGGACGCGCCCGGCCGGCTGCCCCGGCAGCTGGTGCAGCGCGCGAAGGTGATCGGTTCGGTCATAGACGTCTACCGCGTGCCCTGGGTGCCCGCCTGGCGCACCGGCGATCTCACCGGCCCGCCGCCCCGGGAGAGCGCGGCACTGGCCCGACTGACCGGAAGGACCCCATGA
- a CDS encoding flavodoxin family protein — translation MTRRFLFVLGSSRPDGNSEMLARAAAEQLPGDVERRWLDLAEHRLPDFEDLRHDSDHVRPEGDSRAVLLDATLAATDLVIVSPLYWYSVSAHVKRYLDHWSGWLRTPGLDFKQTMAGRTLWGVTALAHEEEEVAEPLVGTLNNSAAYLGMRFGGVLLGNGSKPGDVLRDTAALTRAKTFFTEPALPPYARFPYDTDTDTDTAPGNSG, via the coding sequence ATGACCCGCCGCTTCCTCTTCGTGCTCGGCAGCAGCCGGCCGGACGGCAACTCCGAGATGCTGGCCCGTGCGGCGGCCGAGCAGTTGCCCGGTGATGTCGAGCGGCGCTGGCTGGATCTCGCGGAGCACCGGCTGCCGGACTTCGAGGATCTGCGGCACGACAGCGACCATGTGCGGCCGGAGGGTGACAGCAGGGCGGTGCTGTTGGACGCCACGCTCGCCGCGACGGATCTGGTGATCGTGTCGCCGCTGTACTGGTACTCGGTGTCCGCGCACGTCAAGCGCTACCTCGACCACTGGTCGGGCTGGCTGCGCACCCCGGGTCTCGACTTCAAGCAGACCATGGCCGGGCGCACCCTCTGGGGGGTCACCGCGCTCGCCCACGAGGAGGAAGAGGTCGCCGAGCCCCTCGTCGGGACGCTCAACAACTCCGCCGCCTACCTGGGCATGCGCTTCGGCGGGGTCCTGCTGGGCAACGGCAGCAAGCCCGGTGACGTACTCCGCGACACGGCCGCCCTGACCCGTGCGAAGACGTTCTTCACCGAGCCCGCGCTACCGCCGTACGCCCGCTTCCCTTACGACACCGACACCGACACCGACACCGCGCCCGGCAACTCCGGCTGA